GCGAGGTCACCCGGAGGCCGCCGAGCGTCACCACCTCCAGCGCAGTCCACGCTCGGGTATGGCCGCGGACATCCTTGCCGAGCCGTTCGCTGGAAGGGTTTCCCGGCAGCAGGATGTGGATGAGGTCATCAACATCCCATAGATACAACCCGTGCAGCCGGGCCGCCGAGGTGTGGCTGTTAACGTAGCCGCCGGCCGAAGCGGTCAGCGTCCCGTGCGCATGGGCGCGAATCAGCTGCCTGCTGCGGACGGGGCGTGTCTGCTTCTCCCACAGCTCGGCGCGGATGTAGCAGCCGTGGCGGAGGCGGACCAGCTGCCCGTGGAGGATCAAGGCCTTGATAGCCCGGGAATTGAGGCCCTTCTCCTGCAGTTGCCCCGTTCGCCACAGGTTGCCGGTGCCCGGAAGCGCGGGGAGCGGGACTGGCCGTTGCGGTGTCATCCCGACAGCATCCGGCCGGTGCGTCAGCTCCGGAAGGCGCCGCCGTCGTCATGTGGAAAACGTCCCGAGTCCGGGGACCGCCGGAACCCGCCCGGATCGCCGCAACTTTCCGGCGATCCGGCAGGTTTCCGGCGAGTTCGACGGCGGCCGGCCGGGTCAGGCCTTCAGCGTCCCGTCCAGCAGGGCCCGCAGCTCCCGGAAGTGCCGCTCCGTGGCTTCCGGGTGGAACGCCGAGGTGTCCGCCATGGTGTAGCCGTGCGGCGCCCCTTCGTAAATCTCGTTGGATGCCTCAAGTCCTGCGTCCTTGAGCGCTTCGCCGAGGCGGGCGACGGCCTCGGGGGCCATGCTCCGGTCGTGGTCTGCGTGGCCGAAGACGAACCGCGCCCGCGCGTTGCCAAGCCCCAGGTGCGGGCTGTCCTGTTCCTCCGTCGCCAGTCCGCCACCGTGGAAGCCGCCACACGCTGCCACCAGGCCCGGGTGTGAGGTGGCGGTGCGGACCGCGAGCCGGGCACCCATGCAGTAGCCGGTGGTGCCGATGGGGCCCGGCGCCACGCCGTCGAGAGCTGCCAGCGCGGAAACCCAGGCATCAATGTCCGGCAGGGCCTTGTCCGGGGTCAGCCGCCCAACCCGGGGGAAAGCAGCCTTGCCGGCGGCTTCCCGGCCCTCCTCGGTGGACATGTCACCACCCGGGGCCAATTCGGCGGCCGTTCCTTCACGGTAGAAAACGTTGGGTGCCAGCACCACGTAACCCCAGTCGGCGATGCGCTGGGCCATCTCCTGGATGCGCGGGCGCAGGCCGAACGCGTCCATGTACAGGATGACGCCGGGAAACGGGCCGGTCCCGGTGGACGGGCGGGCGACAATGGCTTCGGCAGGGCCTGCTGCGGCCTGGATCTCGATGAGCATTTGGTCAGGATAGCGGAGCCACCCGGGAGCCACGCTCAGGAGTAGTACCGGCCCAGGGTTTCGGCCTTGAAATCGAAGAAGGTGCCGGACTCGATGGCCAGCCGGGCGTCGTCCACCATCTTCACCACGAACCGCTCGTTGTGGATGGAGATGAGGGTGGCGGACAGCATTTCCTTGGCCTTGAACAGGTGGTGGATGTAGGCCCGCGAATAGTTGGCGCAGGCGTAGCAGTCGCAGCCCTCCTGCAGCGGCCCAAAATCACGCTTGTACTTGGCGCCGGAAAGATTGAACCGGCCCTCCGGTGTGTAGAACGCGGAGTTGCGGGCCACCCTGGTGGGGGAGACGCAGTCAAAGGTATCCGCCCCGTTTTCGATGGCCGTGAAGACGTCATCCGGCTCGGAAATACCCAGCAGGTGCCGCGGCTTGTCCTCCGGCAGTTCCTCGTTGCACCAGCGCACGATGGTCCCCAGGTTTTCCTTCTCCAGCGCCCCGCCGATGCCGAACCCGTCGAACGGCATGGCGCCAAGGTCGCGGCAGGCCTTCCGGCGCAGGTCTTCATACTGGGCGCCCTGGATCACGCCGAAAAGCGCCTGGTAGGGCTTGGCGGCCCGTTCCTCCGTCAGGCGGAAGTGTTCCTCGATGCACCGCTCCGCCCACAGCCGGGTGCGTTCCAGTGATTCCTCCTGGTACCGCCGGGAGTTCTGCAGGGTGGTCAGCTCGTCGAACGCGAACATGATGTCCGCGCCGATCTGGTGCTGGACCTGCATGGAGATCTCGGGGGAGAAGCGGTGCCGGTCGCCGTTCAGGTGGGACTTGAACCAGACGCCGTCGTCGTCAATATGGGCGAGGCGTTCCTTGCCCGGGGCCACGGCGTCATCCGGTCCGGAGGCGTCCACGGATTTCATATCGATGACCTTCTTGAACCCCGAGCCGAGGCTCATCACCTGGAATCCGCCGGAGTCGGTGAAGGTGGGGCCGGACCAGTTCATGAAGGCACCCAGGCCGCCGGCCGCGTCCAGGATGTCCGGGCCCGGCTGCAGGTACAGGTGGTAGGCGTTGGCCAGCAGCGCCTGGGCGCCCAGGTCCGCCATGGACTCCGGCAGCACGGCCTTCACGGTGGCTTTGGTCCCGACGGCGATGAAGGCCGGCGTCTGGATGTCACCGTGCGGGGTGGTGATGGTGCCGGTGCGGCCCAGGAATTCCCCGTCGTTTTCTGCTGCCTGAGCCGCCGACGGCGGGCAGGAGTCCGCCAGGCGGGTGCCGACCGTGAAGGAGAACTGTGATCGGGTTTCAGGCAGGGCGAAGGCGGGGTTGGCTGGCACCGTACCAGTGTGCCAGCAAACCGCCCGGCCCCAGTAAACTCAGCTGGCTGGTTCCGAGGCCGGGTAGTTCTCGGACCGCCAGGAATCCCAGGATTGCCGGATGGCGTCGAAGGCGCCGGCGCCAAGGTCGTACGTGGAAGCGATGACCAGCGAGCCGTCCCCCTCCGCGCGGACGTCCTTGATGGCTGGATGGTCCGCCACCACCAGCAGTCCTTCGCCGTGTTCGGCGTAGCTGTGCACCGTGAGCCCCAACTGGTGGCTGGTCCGGTACCAGACCTTGCCGCTGATGTCCTCGCCGGTGCCGAGCGTCAATTGGTATGGCTCGCCCGGCGCCGGAAGGTCGGAGAGCCCCAGCTTCTCAATGGCGGAGGCTTTGCCCTCGGTCAGGTGCAGGAACAGGGTGTGCCGTTTGCCGTGCGGGTGGCGTTCCAGGGCGAAGCGGAGCTGCTGCAGGAAGGTCAGCCAGCCCTGCGTGATGTCCTCGTCCCAGGCAGCCCATTCGGAGTCATGGTCCACGGCGGCGCGGGTGACGCTGACCCGGGTTCCACCGGCTTCCGGGTGGAGCTCGAACGTGTCCCCGCCGTGCA
This region of Arthrobacter sp. DNA4 genomic DNA includes:
- a CDS encoding dienelactone hydrolase family protein gives rise to the protein MLIEIQAAAGPAEAIVARPSTGTGPFPGVILYMDAFGLRPRIQEMAQRIADWGYVVLAPNVFYREGTAAELAPGGDMSTEEGREAAGKAAFPRVGRLTPDKALPDIDAWVSALAALDGVAPGPIGTTGYCMGARLAVRTATSHPGLVAACGGFHGGGLATEEQDSPHLGLGNARARFVFGHADHDRSMAPEAVARLGEALKDAGLEASNEIYEGAPHGYTMADTSAFHPEATERHFRELRALLDGTLKA
- the tgt gene encoding tRNA guanosine(34) transglycosylase Tgt encodes the protein MPANPAFALPETRSQFSFTVGTRLADSCPPSAAQAAENDGEFLGRTGTITTPHGDIQTPAFIAVGTKATVKAVLPESMADLGAQALLANAYHLYLQPGPDILDAAGGLGAFMNWSGPTFTDSGGFQVMSLGSGFKKVIDMKSVDASGPDDAVAPGKERLAHIDDDGVWFKSHLNGDRHRFSPEISMQVQHQIGADIMFAFDELTTLQNSRRYQEESLERTRLWAERCIEEHFRLTEERAAKPYQALFGVIQGAQYEDLRRKACRDLGAMPFDGFGIGGALEKENLGTIVRWCNEELPEDKPRHLLGISEPDDVFTAIENGADTFDCVSPTRVARNSAFYTPEGRFNLSGAKYKRDFGPLQEGCDCYACANYSRAYIHHLFKAKEMLSATLISIHNERFVVKMVDDARLAIESGTFFDFKAETLGRYYS
- a CDS encoding SRPBCC domain-containing protein, whose product is MTNNLSVVINADAPQVWTMLREPSKVAQWHGWQAEDLESEIKEIYFSGDVQEAPDHTSLTVHGGDTFELHPEAGGTRVSVTRAAVDHDSEWAAWDEDITQGWLTFLQQLRFALERHPHGKRHTLFLHLTEGKASAIEKLGLSDLPAPGEPYQLTLGTGEDISGKVWYRTSHQLGLTVHSYAEHGEGLLVVADHPAIKDVRAEGDGSLVIASTYDLGAGAFDAIRQSWDSWRSENYPASEPAS